The DNA sequence TCAATAATTGCCGGCACAGCCGTTGGGTAGACTGTGCATTGATAGAATCAGTGATGTCATAAACCAGGTGCTCAGGCTTAAGTGCATTGATCGCACCGTTGATATTTACCCGTTTACGACCGCTATTACAGTCCACCTCAAAGTCTCGGCCCTTGCGTATCCAAGCTCTCCCCGTTTTGGTATTATGGGTGGGATGACAGCCATCAGCGTAGTATACTACTGCTTCTCCTTGTACGGCTTGTTCCAAAAGTTCGGGCAGTACGTCATCTAGAAAATCCAGCTGATCTTGTTCGTTAGCTTTGCTGGCTACTGCCTTGGTCTGCTTGTATACAAAGCCAATGCGATGCAGGAGCTGAGTCATACCAGATACCGAATAAATAACGCCAAAGGTTACTTGAACATACTCACAAATGGAAGCGGCTTCTTCGTACAAGTTCTCTTCCAAGTGAGCTGTCAAGAGTAAAATCTCTTCCTCGTTCAGTTTTCCTGAATAGGGCGTAAACCCATCCAAGAGGTAAGCCGTCAATCCCTTTTCATAAAAGGCTTTCGCGTAACGTCTGATGGTATTATCATCCAAACCCAGCGCAGCCTCAATGACCTTGATCTTATGTCCCTGATGCAACATAATCAAGACCGTAACCTTGCGGAATTGACGCGGGGGCAAATTCGGATGCTTCTGAATTTGACGTAATTGATCGTACTCGGATTGACTTAGCTTGATTTTCACGCCAAAAAATACGAATTTTTCCCAAACTACTTAGTGACGGGTATAGTCCCGGACAACCTGTAGCAACTACTGATTATGCCAACCCAGTTGGATTAAGGAATTACTTAACGGGACAGTGGTTAGACGGGCAACCGCTGTTGGACGAAGGTTTCGGTTACGAAAGTGGAAATCCTGCTAGTTTAGCTTTCTCTGGTGATCCTGCCGCGGGAACTGGGTGGACCGAAATTGGCGAAAATAATGTACCCGGAGATCGCAGGGCCATCATGTCAAGCGGGCCGTTTACTTATGAATCCGGAGCCGTCAATGAATTCCTTTTTTCGCTTACCTACAACTACGAGCCCGATGCCGGACATCTGGAACAAATCAATGGTTTGCGTGATCGTATTGATGTGCTTCAGCACCTTTTTGATAATTGTTTTGAGGTGGAAAACTTATCCAACATGGATGGCTGTACACTTTTAGTAACCAACCTAGCTACTCCTTTAAAACAAACGAACAACCAACTACAACTTTACCCTAATCCTGCGCAAACGGAGGTAACCATTCAATTCCCTGCGCTGGAA is a window from the Lewinella sp. LCG006 genome containing:
- a CDS encoding IS630 family transposase, with translation MKIKLSQSEYDQLRQIQKHPNLPPRQFRKVTVLIMLHQGHKIKVIEAALGLDDNTIRRYAKAFYEKGLTAYLLDGFTPYSGKLNEEEILLLTAHLEENLYEEAASICEYVQVTFGVIYSVSGMTQLLHRIGFVYKQTKAVASKANEQDQLDFLDDVLPELLEQAVQGEAVVYYADGCHPTHNTKTGRAWIRKGRDFEVDCNSGRKRVNINGAINALKPEHLVYDITDSINAQSTQRLCRQLLKKHPKKKIYLICDNARYNRNKMLQDWAADQRIEFVFLPPYSPNLNLIERLWKFMRKKVISSIYYDTYSKFKDGIIDFLNDTKSHKSELRRLLTLNFRSVGGTSVYAQTT
- a CDS encoding T9SS type A sorting domain-containing protein — protein: MDEGFGYESGNPASLAFSGDPAAGTGWTEIGENNVPGDRRAIMSSGPFTYESGAVNEFLFSLTYNYEPDAGHLEQINGLRDRIDVLQHLFDNCFEVENLSNMDGCTLLVTNLATPLKQTNNQLQLYPNPAQTEVTIQFPALEQGMLSVYSAAGQLLLQKRTNSELTTLDCSPWPSGLYLLRWEGERQVLAQKLLVD